A section of the Paenibacillus yonginensis genome encodes:
- a CDS encoding PRD domain-containing protein, whose protein sequence is MKEAEILQVQRIIGNNVVMANTVNTNKEYVLLGKGIGFIVKNEGTIDVNDPRIEKRFRLEDREQWSQYQSILEDFDPKVIEITDKIIEHISREFPGKLNDKVYLALPSHLQFTIYRIRHGMDIINPFLLETKLSFPKEYEIASKIADMIGQEFELEIPEDEIGFLTYHVYSAASDVPVGQLVKASNIVGRLIEAIQQEKNIHFDQGSLSHVRLMLHLRYSIERILQGTSVDNPFVNHIRFEYREEYALAQKLGRIMAEELDKKVPEEEICYMAMHLYRLFQRIRR, encoded by the coding sequence ATGAAGGAAGCTGAAATATTACAGGTCCAGCGGATCATCGGCAACAATGTCGTCATGGCAAACACGGTAAACACCAACAAGGAATATGTACTGCTGGGAAAAGGCATCGGGTTTATCGTAAAAAACGAAGGCACGATTGACGTTAACGATCCAAGAATCGAGAAGAGGTTCCGTCTGGAGGACCGCGAGCAGTGGAGTCAATATCAAAGCATTCTGGAAGATTTTGATCCAAAGGTCATAGAGATTACGGATAAAATCATCGAACATATTTCCAGGGAATTTCCGGGCAAACTGAATGACAAGGTGTATTTGGCGCTTCCAAGCCATCTTCAGTTTACGATTTACCGGATCCGGCACGGGATGGATATCATCAACCCCTTTTTGCTTGAAACCAAGCTTTCTTTTCCCAAAGAATATGAGATCGCTTCCAAGATTGCGGATATGATCGGACAGGAATTTGAGCTGGAAATTCCGGAAGATGAAATCGGCTTCCTGACTTACCATGTTTATTCGGCGGCCAGCGATGTTCCGGTCGGACAGCTCGTTAAAGCATCGAATATTGTTGGAAGGCTGATTGAAGCGATTCAGCAGGAGAAGAACATCCATTTCGATCAAGGCAGCTTAAGCCATGTGCGCCTGATGCTGCATCTTCGTTATTCGATCGAGCGGATTCTGCAGGGGACCTCGGTTGATAATCCCTTTGTTAATCACATCCGATTTGAATACCGGGAAGAATATGCCCTTGCCCAGAAGCTGGGCCGGATTATGGCCGAGGAGCTGGATAAGAAGGTGCCGGAAGAAGAGATTTGCTACATGGCGATGCATTTATACCGGCTGTTCCAAAGAATCCGCCGATAG
- a CDS encoding vWA domain-containing protein → MTYTVQASQRTPALIIYLIDISASMNMMMEGTRRMDIVYEALSMAIRQMVFRSTKGNRLTPRYRVAMLAYSDEVYDLLGGVKGIDEIAALGTLPWMSPKRFSDSAKAFLQAEKILRDELPYMQDCPAPLICHMTDGVHTGADPLPVARRIMDMAVPDGKVLIENIFITDHLLEEPITEPRRWGGITAQTKLKDDHAELLRQMSSPLPPSYREMLLEADYQLSEEALMLLPGTCAELVSVGFQMSAATPVR, encoded by the coding sequence ATGACCTATACCGTACAAGCCTCACAGCGCACACCCGCTTTGATCATTTATCTGATTGATATCAGCGCCTCCATGAACATGATGATGGAAGGAACAAGAAGAATGGATATCGTCTACGAGGCGCTTTCCATGGCCATCCGCCAAATGGTGTTCCGTTCCACCAAAGGAAACAGACTGACTCCCAGATACCGGGTAGCCATGCTTGCGTACAGCGATGAGGTGTATGATCTGCTTGGAGGCGTGAAAGGGATCGATGAAATTGCCGCGCTCGGGACGCTTCCCTGGATGTCGCCCAAGCGGTTCTCGGACAGCGCCAAAGCTTTCCTGCAGGCCGAAAAAATTCTACGGGACGAGCTGCCTTATATGCAGGATTGTCCGGCCCCTTTAATTTGTCATATGACTGATGGCGTGCATACCGGTGCTGACCCGCTGCCGGTTGCCCGCCGAATTATGGATATGGCTGTGCCCGACGGGAAGGTGCTGATCGAAAATATATTTATCACCGATCATCTCCTGGAGGAACCGATCACGGAGCCGAGAAGGTGGGGCGGGATCACCGCTCAGACGAAGCTGAAGGATGATCATGCTGAGCTGCTCAGGCAGATGTCTTCGCCCCTGCCGCCGAGTTATCGGGAAATGCTGCTTGAAGCAGACTATCAGCTGTCCGAAGAGGCTCTGATGCTCCTGCCCGGAACCTGTGCCGAGCTGGTGTCCGTCGGGTTTCAAATGTCCGCGGCCACGCCGGTCAGATAG
- a CDS encoding YhgE/Pip domain-containing protein yields MNKIFSLYARDIRRITGNWAAALVIGGLVLLPSLYAWFNILASWDPYGQTKGLSVAVASVDKGATVQGKSINAGNEIISSLKENHSIGWVFTTPEAALSGVKRGEFYASIEIPSDFSQRIASVLTENPQKAEIQYTVNEKINAVAPKITSQGASSIVEEVSRNFVQTANGAIFKVFNQLGAELQEQLPFIHKLTSLVLKLESRFPEINQAAKTASSDLNEAGGIVTRVQQALPQAKHLADQGLKVTSALSAFLDNSQNVIASSGPAAKSVLSQVEQTATNAAALAEMLKEANESGAVTEAVSRLEQNQTALAAVRQASESLSELLTQLKSWSLSSRGQSSAASSTLGRTADKVDQMIGKLTRLEQLNRSLLEAAKAGNALSPEELDSFAALSRETAAAAKDLLDRFEGEIQPALLGAVDNARASAKEAGDLLKDAKSTLPEVSHILTDAAQGIRLGSKELSMLSRQLPEAEQKVHELADRLRSLETEGDLQSLIDLLKLNFQKESEFFAQPVTLSEHQLFPIPNYGSAMSPFFSTLSLWVGGLLLVSLLTVEVHEPGLTYRSYEVYFGRFLTFWTLAVLQSLFVTAGDLLLLGTYAAEPVWFVVFGILLSSVFMLMIYTLVSVFGNVGKAMAIVLLVLQLAGSGGTFPIQVTPPFFQAVYPFLPFTYAIRMMREAVGGILWDIVGSSALMLLLFAASALAIGIGLKEIINSVSSNFVKKAKRSKLIH; encoded by the coding sequence ATGAATAAAATATTTTCCCTATATGCCCGGGACATTCGCAGAATCACCGGCAATTGGGCAGCCGCTCTGGTTATCGGAGGGCTTGTGCTTCTGCCGTCCCTTTACGCCTGGTTTAATATCCTGGCCTCTTGGGACCCTTACGGTCAAACCAAAGGGCTCAGCGTGGCCGTTGCCAGCGTGGATAAAGGGGCAACCGTTCAGGGAAAATCGATTAACGCGGGAAACGAAATTATCAGCTCCCTGAAAGAGAATCACAGCATCGGCTGGGTGTTCACCACGCCGGAAGCCGCGCTCAGCGGCGTTAAACGGGGCGAATTCTACGCCTCGATCGAAATTCCGTCCGATTTCTCCCAGCGGATCGCTTCGGTATTAACGGAGAACCCGCAGAAAGCGGAAATCCAATATACGGTGAACGAGAAAATAAACGCCGTAGCGCCTAAAATCACCTCCCAAGGCGCCAGTTCAATTGTGGAGGAGGTCAGCCGAAATTTCGTACAAACGGCTAACGGCGCGATCTTTAAGGTGTTTAACCAGCTTGGCGCCGAGCTTCAGGAGCAGCTGCCGTTCATTCATAAGCTTACTTCGCTGGTTCTCAAGCTGGAAAGCCGTTTCCCGGAAATCAACCAGGCGGCCAAAACGGCGTCTTCCGATTTAAACGAAGCGGGAGGCATCGTCACCCGCGTCCAGCAGGCGCTGCCTCAGGCCAAACACCTGGCCGATCAAGGACTTAAGGTCACTTCGGCCTTGTCCGCGTTTCTGGACAACAGCCAAAACGTCATCGCATCCTCCGGACCGGCGGCCAAATCCGTTTTGTCGCAGGTGGAGCAGACGGCTACGAATGCTGCTGCCCTGGCGGAAATGCTGAAGGAAGCTAATGAATCAGGTGCCGTTACCGAAGCCGTCTCCCGGCTGGAGCAAAACCAAACCGCCTTAGCCGCCGTCCGTCAGGCCTCGGAAAGTTTGTCCGAGCTGCTGACCCAGCTAAAAAGCTGGAGCCTGTCAAGCCGCGGCCAATCCTCGGCAGCTTCCTCTACCTTAGGGCGGACTGCGGACAAGGTCGACCAAATGATCGGAAAATTGACCCGGCTGGAACAGCTAAATCGTTCGCTGCTTGAAGCCGCCAAAGCCGGAAACGCCCTTTCTCCGGAAGAGCTGGATTCCTTTGCAGCGCTATCCCGTGAAACGGCAGCAGCCGCAAAGGATCTGCTGGACCGCTTTGAGGGCGAGATTCAGCCTGCTTTGCTCGGGGCCGTAGACAACGCCCGGGCTTCTGCTAAAGAAGCCGGAGACCTGCTCAAGGACGCCAAGTCCACCCTGCCTGAAGTCAGCCATATCCTGACCGATGCCGCACAGGGCATTCGTCTCGGCAGCAAGGAGTTGTCCATGCTGAGCCGGCAGCTTCCGGAAGCCGAGCAGAAGGTCCATGAGCTGGCGGACCGGCTGCGCTCCCTTGAGACGGAAGGCGACCTGCAAAGCCTGATCGATCTGCTGAAGCTGAATTTCCAGAAGGAAAGCGAGTTTTTTGCCCAGCCTGTCACGTTATCCGAACATCAGCTGTTTCCTATTCCAAATTACGGGTCGGCGATGTCGCCTTTCTTCTCCACGCTTTCCCTTTGGGTCGGCGGACTGCTGCTGGTTTCATTGCTGACTGTCGAAGTGCATGAACCCGGGCTCACTTACCGGAGCTACGAGGTTTATTTCGGACGGTTCCTTACCTTTTGGACGCTTGCTGTGCTGCAGTCCCTGTTTGTGACGGCCGGCGATCTGCTCCTGCTGGGCACTTATGCAGCAGAACCGGTCTGGTTTGTCGTCTTTGGCATCCTGCTCAGCAGCGTGTTTATGCTGATGATCTATACGCTGGTCTCCGTCTTCGGCAACGTCGGCAAAGCGATGGCGATTGTCCTGCTGGTGCTTCAGCTTGCCGGGTCGGGCGGAACTTTCCCGATTCAGGTCACCCCGCCTTTCTTTCAGGCGGTTTATCCCTTCCTGCCTTTCACTTATGCGATCCGGATGATGCGGGAAGCGGTCGGCGGCATCCTGTGGGATATCGTCGGCTCCTCCGCTTTGATGCTGCTATTGTTCGCAGCCAGCGCTCTTGCGATAGGGATCGGGTTAAAGGAGATCATTAACTCCGTTTCTTCGAATTTCGTCAAAAAAGCGAAAAGAAGCAAATTGATTCATTAA
- a CDS encoding PTS sugar transporter subunit IIA, which translates to MFSKWRKKSNSNQAVEIVAPVSGEAVALSAVPDEAFAAGHMGQGIAIEPNEGKLIAPFNGTVAHVIKSNHALILEQEGTGLQFLFHIGINTVALKGEGFTSHVAASDKVKQGQLLIEFDLEQIKAAGYPVITPVIVTNADELTESMETNTGTVTAGQDVLLKLVLRK; encoded by the coding sequence ATGTTCTCAAAATGGAGAAAAAAAAGTAATAGTAACCAAGCTGTTGAAATCGTGGCTCCCGTAAGCGGCGAAGCTGTCGCTTTATCCGCCGTGCCGGACGAAGCGTTTGCCGCCGGGCATATGGGCCAGGGGATCGCTATCGAGCCAAACGAAGGCAAGCTGATTGCTCCCTTTAATGGTACTGTAGCGCATGTGATCAAGTCAAATCACGCGCTTATCCTCGAGCAGGAAGGCACAGGACTGCAATTCCTGTTTCATATAGGCATTAACACCGTTGCCCTGAAGGGCGAAGGGTTTACCAGCCATGTTGCGGCCTCCGATAAGGTGAAGCAGGGCCAGCTGTTGATCGAATTCGATCTTGAGCAGATCAAAGCTGCGGGTTATCCGGTGATCACTCCGGTTATAGTCACCAATGCGGACGAATTGACCGAAAGCATGGAAACCAATACGGGTACGGTGACAGCCGGCCAGGATGTCCTTTTAAAACTGGTTTTACGAAAATAA
- the hrpB gene encoding ATP-dependent helicase HrpB — protein MRLPVDECLPELALVLEKGENAVLIAEPGAGKTTRTPLALLKESWLDGQGILMLEPRRLAARSAAAYMARELGEQVGETVGYRIRMESRTSPQTRITVVTEGILTLMLQNDPALIGTGLIIFDEFHERNLHSDLGLALARQSQQLLREDLRILVMSATLKEGPVSALLGGAPVIRSQGRVYPVETRYLTERNETPLEVLVQRTVLGALQEHTGNMLVFLPGIREIRRAEQKLAAVDLAGAQVVPLYGAMTQEQQQEAIKALPDGQRKIVLATSIAESSLTVEGITVVIDSGLRRTELFSPRTGMGRLTTVRAARDSADQRRGRAGRTAPGVCYRLWTEEDDRQLKEETPPEMLEADLAPLALALAVWGSPPSELDWLTPPPAGGYAGAVQLLQALGALDEDGRLTGAGREMAGLGLHPRLGRMLLETRRLGYGRLACLLAALLEDSRQLRLGGNDADVRRALAALLAAERGAAGPGAGLDAPGGTAAAAELQPLLRQSRRWAKQLGAGPGPLPQVPEAEAVCGLLLSFAFPDRIGQLRPGGRYLLSGGRGAALPAASPLAGSPYLVAAEVDDEGTEGRIVWAAPLEADHMETYWRPQMKEFKRVVWGEATESVRAWRTVMLGAVVYQKTPDPKPSREDVLQALLGTIAGGGIGLLPWNAKSRQLQARIQFLARYAPSGDWPDVSDESLQRQAAEWIGPYAAGFRRKADLQKLNLVQMLESLLTWEQKRQLDQEAPAWIQVPSGSRIAVVYEGPQAPYISVKLQEMFGQLDTPRLAFGRVPLTLHLLSPAARPVQVTSDLRSFWEHTYFEVKKDLKGRYPKHYWPDDPFAAEATRRVRPGGGK, from the coding sequence ATGAGATTACCGGTTGATGAATGTCTGCCCGAACTGGCCCTGGTGCTTGAGAAAGGCGAAAATGCCGTTCTGATCGCCGAACCTGGTGCGGGCAAAACAACGAGAACGCCGCTTGCCCTGTTAAAGGAATCCTGGCTGGACGGCCAGGGCATTCTGATGCTGGAGCCGCGGCGTCTGGCGGCGCGGTCCGCCGCCGCTTATATGGCCCGCGAGCTGGGAGAGCAGGTTGGCGAAACGGTTGGCTACCGCATCCGCATGGAGAGCCGGACCAGCCCTCAAACCCGCATTACGGTAGTTACCGAAGGGATTTTAACATTAATGCTGCAAAATGATCCGGCTTTGATTGGCACCGGACTGATTATATTTGATGAATTTCATGAGCGGAATCTGCACTCCGATCTTGGGCTGGCGCTCGCCAGACAAAGCCAGCAGCTGCTGCGCGAGGATCTGCGAATTTTGGTCATGTCGGCCACGCTGAAGGAAGGGCCGGTTTCGGCGTTGCTGGGCGGAGCCCCGGTCATCCGCAGTCAGGGCCGGGTTTATCCGGTGGAGACCCGCTACCTGACAGAACGGAACGAAACCCCGCTTGAGGTTTTGGTGCAGCGCACCGTTCTCGGGGCTCTTCAGGAGCACACAGGGAATATGCTGGTCTTTCTGCCCGGCATCCGCGAAATTCGCAGGGCGGAGCAGAAGCTCGCGGCCGTTGATCTAGCTGGTGCCCAAGTGGTCCCGCTGTACGGAGCGATGACGCAGGAGCAGCAGCAGGAAGCGATTAAAGCTTTGCCGGACGGACAGCGAAAGATCGTGCTGGCTACGTCGATTGCGGAGTCCAGCTTGACCGTGGAAGGCATCACGGTCGTCATCGACAGCGGCCTGCGGCGGACGGAGCTGTTCTCGCCCCGAACCGGGATGGGGCGGCTGACCACGGTGCGGGCGGCCCGGGATTCGGCCGACCAGCGCCGTGGACGCGCGGGCCGGACCGCGCCCGGCGTGTGTTACCGCCTGTGGACGGAAGAGGACGACAGGCAGCTCAAGGAAGAGACGCCTCCGGAGATGCTGGAGGCGGATCTGGCACCGCTTGCGTTAGCGCTTGCGGTGTGGGGTTCGCCCCCGTCCGAGCTGGATTGGCTGACTCCGCCCCCGGCAGGAGGGTATGCCGGGGCGGTCCAGCTGCTCCAGGCGCTTGGCGCGCTGGACGAGGACGGGAGGCTCACCGGGGCCGGCCGGGAAATGGCCGGCCTCGGCCTGCATCCGCGCCTTGGCCGGATGCTGCTGGAAACCAGACGCCTCGGGTACGGGCGTCTGGCCTGCCTGCTCGCCGCGCTGCTCGAGGATTCCCGCCAGCTTCGCCTGGGCGGGAATGACGCCGACGTGCGGCGGGCCCTTGCCGCGCTGCTGGCTGCAGAGCGCGGCGCGGCAGGGCCAGGCGCGGGGCTGGACGCGCCTGGGGGAACCGCAGCGGCGGCGGAGCTGCAGCCGCTGCTGCGCCAAAGCCGGCGCTGGGCGAAGCAGCTGGGCGCCGGCCCAGGGCCGCTTCCGCAGGTTCCGGAAGCGGAAGCGGTCTGCGGACTCCTGCTGTCGTTCGCCTTCCCTGACCGGATCGGCCAGCTCCGTCCCGGCGGCCGTTATCTGCTGAGCGGCGGCCGCGGCGCCGCTCTGCCCGCCGCTTCGCCGCTGGCCGGCAGCCCATACCTTGTGGCCGCCGAAGTGGATGACGAAGGGACGGAAGGCCGCATCGTCTGGGCTGCCCCGCTGGAGGCGGATCACATGGAAACCTACTGGCGTCCACAGATGAAGGAATTCAAACGGGTCGTCTGGGGCGAGGCTACCGAATCGGTCAGAGCCTGGCGCACGGTGATGCTGGGTGCGGTTGTTTACCAGAAGACGCCCGATCCGAAGCCTTCCAGAGAGGATGTGCTGCAAGCGCTGCTGGGGACTATTGCCGGCGGCGGAATAGGCCTGTTGCCGTGGAACGCCAAATCTCGCCAGCTGCAGGCGCGCATTCAGTTTCTGGCTCGTTACGCCCCCTCCGGCGATTGGCCGGATGTCTCCGACGAGTCGCTGCAGCGTCAGGCCGCTGAATGGATCGGACCTTATGCCGCCGGCTTCAGGCGCAAAGCGGATCTGCAGAAGCTGAATCTGGTGCAGATGCTGGAAAGCCTATTGACTTGGGAGCAGAAGCGCCAGCTGGACCAGGAAGCTCCTGCCTGGATTCAGGTGCCGAGCGGCTCGAGGATCGCCGTGGTTTACGAAGGCCCGCAGGCTCCTTATATTTCGGTCAAGCTTCAGGAGATGTTTGGGCAGCTGGATACGCCGAGACTGGCCTTTGGGCGGGTTCCCTTGACCCTCCATCTGCTGTCGCCGGCGGCTCGTCCGGTTCAGGTCACCTCGGATCTGCGCAGCTTCTGGGAGCATACCTATTTCGAGGTCAAAAAAGACCTGAAAGGCCGTTACCCCAAACATTATTGGCCGGACGACCCGTTTGCGGCGGAAGCCACCCGAAGAGTTCGGCCAGGCGGCGGCAAATAA
- a CDS encoding SDR family oxidoreductase, with product MTGTNQTVQRFSGKTAIVTGAGSGIGKATAIQLAREGAKVALFDLNDQRIAETENEINQIFQGVSRAFDVDVSDEARVAKAIKEAAAYFGGVDILFANAGINGAWGPIEDMRLEDWEQTLRINLNGTFLSVKHTIPYMKKKGAGSIIITSSINGLDRFAGWGASAYSTTKAGQVAFAKMAALELAKFKIRVNVISPGAIATNVDESTKISDELKEIVIPVEYPEGSQPLADGPGQPEDVAELVCFLASDASKHITGARVRIDGAEALL from the coding sequence ATGACAGGAACAAACCAGACAGTTCAACGCTTTAGCGGCAAAACAGCGATTGTGACTGGCGCGGGTTCGGGAATCGGGAAAGCAACAGCCATCCAGCTGGCAAGGGAAGGAGCGAAGGTGGCGCTTTTTGATCTGAACGATCAGCGGATTGCGGAGACTGAAAATGAGATCAATCAAATTTTCCAGGGGGTATCCCGTGCGTTTGACGTGGACGTCTCCGATGAAGCCCGAGTGGCGAAAGCGATCAAGGAAGCTGCGGCTTATTTTGGCGGGGTGGACATTTTGTTTGCCAATGCGGGGATTAACGGGGCCTGGGGACCGATTGAGGATATGCGTCTAGAAGATTGGGAGCAAACGCTGCGGATCAACTTAAACGGCACCTTCCTTTCCGTCAAACATACAATTCCTTATATGAAAAAGAAAGGAGCCGGCAGCATTATCATTACCAGCTCCATCAACGGACTTGACCGTTTTGCCGGCTGGGGCGCCTCGGCTTACAGCACTACCAAAGCAGGACAGGTGGCTTTTGCCAAAATGGCGGCGCTGGAGCTGGCTAAATTCAAAATCCGCGTCAATGTCATCAGCCCGGGGGCAATCGCGACCAATGTCGACGAATCAACCAAAATCAGCGACGAGCTGAAAGAGATCGTTATTCCGGTCGAATATCCAGAGGGCAGCCAGCCGCTTGCCGACGGTCCGGGCCAGCCGGAGGATGTTGCTGAACTGGTCTGCTTCCTTGCCTCGGATGCCTCCAAACATATTACGGGGGCACGGGTGCGGATTGATGGGGCGGAAGCGTTGTTATAG
- a CDS encoding MFS transporter encodes MLVGLGVGLISSLAVFLVTEKLDLPAEALKWISLPYGLGAIIGGIATFALATKITPRRLLQTGLLVNGMGIILAGLSTKLWITMTAQFIIALLQPAIFVGNNALVMQHTDQNFIGRVMGIRTPLMTGAMLLMMSAAGVLKNTLSLILVYLLAGLCFFAGLLITVPKGSR; translated from the coding sequence ATGTTGGTGGGGCTAGGGGTGGGGTTAATTTCGTCGCTGGCTGTCTTCCTAGTTACCGAGAAGTTGGACTTGCCTGCCGAAGCTTTGAAATGGATAAGCCTACCGTATGGATTAGGCGCAATTATAGGAGGGATCGCAACTTTTGCCCTCGCAACCAAGATCACCCCGCGGCGCCTACTCCAGACGGGTCTACTTGTCAACGGTATGGGGATCATCCTAGCGGGACTGTCTACCAAGCTATGGATAACAATGACGGCCCAATTTATCATTGCCCTCCTGCAACCGGCTATATTTGTCGGGAATAACGCCCTGGTCATGCAGCATACCGACCAGAACTTTATAGGTCGGGTGATGGGAATCCGCACTCCGCTTATGACTGGAGCAATGCTTCTTATGATGAGTGCTGCAGGTGTTTTGAAAAATACGCTTTCTCTTATCCTAGTGTACTTGTTAGCTGGACTCTGTTTTTTTGCAGGACTACTAATTACTGTTCCGAAAGGGTCCCGGTAG
- a CDS encoding MerR family transcriptional regulator, translating into MLYTVKEVSELSKVTIKTLHHYHKIGLLNPSKISEAGYRLYGTKELERLQEILFFRELDFSLDQIKDILQHHSDRLSILSQQEELLLSRQHRLDAIIQTLRKSIGSIREGRTMDNKEMFKGFENAEEWNKALAEQNQSLKESYGVGPIEVAPAEVQEMNEQAVEAMTFMNQMADSLREGVKYNDEKIRNLIRCHLEFMNEHGHKISAQDFSVQTRFFLSDDFHLQMLESQQTGLAYYLSAAAESFGTAKE; encoded by the coding sequence ATGCTGTATACGGTAAAAGAAGTGTCGGAGCTATCCAAGGTTACGATCAAAACGCTGCATCATTATCACAAGATCGGTCTCCTCAATCCAAGCAAGATAAGCGAAGCAGGATACCGATTATATGGAACGAAAGAGTTGGAACGTTTGCAAGAAATTTTATTTTTCAGAGAATTGGATTTTTCCTTGGATCAAATTAAGGACATTTTGCAACATCATTCGGATCGGCTATCCATTCTTTCCCAGCAGGAGGAGCTGCTTCTCAGTCGCCAACATAGGCTGGATGCCATCATTCAAACCTTGCGAAAATCCATCGGAAGCATACGGGAGGGGAGAACCATGGATAACAAAGAAATGTTCAAGGGTTTTGAGAACGCGGAAGAATGGAACAAAGCGCTTGCCGAGCAAAATCAATCTTTAAAGGAATCTTATGGAGTGGGGCCTATTGAGGTTGCACCGGCGGAGGTTCAGGAAATGAATGAACAAGCAGTTGAAGCTATGACATTCATGAACCAAATGGCTGACTCATTAAGAGAAGGCGTAAAATATAATGACGAGAAAATAAGAAATTTGATCCGATGCCATCTTGAATTTATGAATGAGCATGGCCATAAAATATCTGCTCAAGATTTTTCAGTACAGACTCGATTTTTTCTAAGTGATGACTTTCATCTTCAAATGCTCGAAAGTCAGCAAACCGGTTTAGCTTATTATCTATCGGCAGCTGCAGAATCGTTTGGGACAGCGAAAGAATAA
- the gluQRS gene encoding tRNA glutamyl-Q(34) synthetase GluQRS has translation MIRGRFAPTPSGTMHLGNAKIALLSWLQVRAANGAFVLRIEDIDLQRSKPELVEQIIADMKWLGLNWDEGPGQGGNYGPYTQSERLDRYEQALQELEHKGRLYPCYCSRAELLQIAGAPHGLASEGPVYPGTCRKLTPQEREERALYKRPSIRFALQDEQYEVQDGIAGVQLFPEASGGDFIVKRADGMYSYQLAVTVDDAAMGITHVLRGSDLLDSTPRQLALYEAFGWPPPQFAHAPLLMGEDGRRLAKRHGDLSLVQLRRSGLPAERVIGWLAYISGLIDRPEPVQASELVTGFTLDLISKSPFTLTSQMVQQLLAHTP, from the coding sequence ATGATAAGAGGACGTTTTGCCCCTACGCCATCGGGAACGATGCATTTGGGCAATGCCAAAATCGCTCTGCTGTCCTGGCTCCAGGTCCGCGCTGCGAACGGCGCATTTGTGCTGCGGATAGAAGATATTGACCTGCAGCGCTCCAAACCCGAATTAGTCGAGCAAATTATCGCCGATATGAAGTGGCTTGGCCTGAATTGGGATGAAGGACCCGGTCAGGGAGGAAATTACGGACCTTATACGCAAAGCGAACGGCTGGACCGGTATGAGCAGGCCCTGCAGGAGCTGGAGCATAAAGGGCGCCTGTATCCCTGCTACTGCAGCCGGGCCGAGCTGCTGCAAATTGCCGGGGCTCCTCATGGCCTGGCCTCGGAAGGCCCTGTTTATCCGGGAACCTGCCGAAAGCTGACACCCCAGGAACGCGAGGAACGGGCCCTTTATAAAAGGCCTTCGATCCGGTTTGCACTCCAGGACGAGCAATATGAGGTCCAAGACGGCATTGCCGGGGTTCAGCTTTTTCCTGAGGCCAGCGGCGGAGATTTTATCGTAAAAAGAGCGGACGGCATGTATTCTTACCAGCTCGCCGTGACCGTAGACGACGCTGCGATGGGCATTACCCATGTGCTGCGCGGCAGCGATCTTCTCGATTCAACCCCCCGGCAGCTGGCTCTTTATGAGGCCTTTGGCTGGCCGCCGCCGCAGTTTGCCCATGCGCCTTTGCTTATGGGGGAAGACGGGCGGCGGCTCGCCAAACGCCATGGCGATCTCAGCCTGGTCCAGCTTCGCCGTTCCGGCCTTCCCGCAGAGAGGGTTATCGGCTGGCTGGCTTATATCAGCGGGCTGATCGACCGGCCCGAGCCCGTTCAGGCCTCAGAGCTGGTTACAGGATTTACGCTGGACCTAATCTCGAAATCGCCCTTTACGTTGACCTCGCAGATGGTTCAGCAGCTGCTGGCCCATACTCCCTAG
- a CDS encoding general stress protein, protein MAKKIVGVFETEREATAAISALQQEGYNAEGISVITRDRRDSEAIAEDTGTKAPEGVTAGAATGGVLGGVTGLLAGLGLLAIPGIGPILAAGPIAATLTGAVVGAGAGGLVGGLVGLGIPEEEAREYENYINEGKILVLVDEDEAERQTRVYDAFRDNRAINAHRFDNVDPRQIGANAQAGVNDYRTDGYTHK, encoded by the coding sequence ATGGCTAAAAAAATCGTAGGTGTGTTTGAAACGGAAAGAGAAGCTACTGCTGCCATTTCGGCACTGCAGCAGGAAGGATATAACGCGGAAGGCATTTCCGTCATAACCCGGGACCGCCGGGACAGCGAAGCGATTGCCGAAGATACGGGTACCAAAGCCCCCGAAGGCGTAACCGCGGGAGCGGCGACCGGCGGTGTTCTGGGCGGAGTAACCGGTCTGCTGGCGGGTTTGGGTCTGCTTGCTATTCCGGGAATCGGCCCGATTCTGGCGGCAGGCCCTATAGCGGCGACCTTAACCGGAGCGGTAGTCGGCGCAGGTGCAGGCGGTTTGGTAGGCGGTCTTGTTGGGCTGGGCATTCCGGAGGAGGAAGCCCGGGAATACGAGAACTATATCAATGAAGGGAAGATACTTGTTCTGGTTGATGAAGACGAAGCAGAACGCCAGACCCGGGTTTATGATGCCTTCAGAGACAACCGGGCCATCAATGCCCACAGGTTTGATAACGTCGATCCGCGTCAAATCGGGGCCAATGCCCAAGCTGGCGTTAACGATTACAGAACCGACGGCTATACACATAAATAA